In Coleofasciculus chthonoplastes PCC 7420, the genomic window CCATCCTTTAGCCTCCACAATAGAAGAACGGCGAGAGGTCAGGTTTTCATCTGGATGTATTGTCTCCCTTGTCGATGGGAATTGCTGTCGATTCTCTCCACGTCCCGTCTCCTCCAGATTTTCTTCATTCCAATCCAAAGAACGCAAATCTTGCCAAAGGGTTCGACCACGTAAAATTTGACTGGGGTCTTCGGGTAATCCACCGCGTCCCGTCACGACAAAGGAATTTCCAGTTTCAGCGACACAACCTGTGGCAATTTGATCACTGGGTTGAGTAAAGCTTTCCGGTAAGCGAACTAATCCCCGATTCGGGTCAATCCCCTGAATATTGAGAGTCACCAGACCATTAAATTGTGGTCCTAAATCTGATGTGGCAGTGATATCACTATTGGGGGTCAGTTCATCCCGAAACTGAGTGCCAAAAATACCTTGAGCTGTAATACTAACACGACCCCCTTGACCTTGACGAGCATTAGCCGTGATATCACTATTATCGATCGCGACTAAAGCATCGGTATTGATGCGGATATTACCCCCATCACTGTTCTCGGTATTCGTCGTAATCTGACTATTGCGCCGCAGCAACACATTCGAGGCGTCGAGTCGAATATTTCCCTCTGTCCCCGCCACCGTAGCTGCACTAATTCCCCCTTGATTGTCCAGCCAAATCGAATCAGCGATAATATCCAAATTACCAGCAGCACCCGATGCAGTCCCCCTGACGCCAATTTCTGCGCCATCCCTCACATTTAACTCTCCTGTTTGAATCTGCAAATCCCCCGCGCCACCTGCACCACTCGTATTCGCTTCAATCGCACTGGGTACGATACCATCCCCAATAATGCCAAAGGAGACTCGTTCGACAGCGGGATCAACACCCGTCGCCACACCCGCCACGGTTACCGATTCAGCCGCATTAATCGTTAACGTTCCGGCTGTACCCGCCCCCCCAGTGGCGGCGGAAATCTGAGCACCATCCTGCACACTTAAGTGTCGTGTGGTAATCCTTAAATCTCCAGCGGGTGCTGTTCCTCCTTGTCCTTCGACGGTTAACAGCGATGACGAGGTAAACAACCCACTCAAAAATCGACCATCAGCAGAAATTCCCCTCAAGTCCACCGTATCGGCGTTAATCATCAGATTTCCCCCGCGTCCCCCACCCGCCGCCGACGCTGAGATTTGTGACCCATCCGCCACAATGAGTTGACCTGTATTTAGGGTAAAATCCCCCGCATCTCCTGCACCCAGCGTTGTTGTGAACAACCCGCCAGGAACAACCGCATTGGCTGGAGTTCCTCTGAGTTCCACCAATTCAGCGGTTACGGTTAGATTTCCCCCTTGACCCTGACTTGTACCCCCAGGCGTGGTACTCAGGGATGTACCGTCTAGCACTCTCAATTGATTAGCCGTAATTGTGAAATCACCGGCATTTCCTTTATCCGTGGTTCCTGTTAGTAACAGAGACCCATTGGTTAAATCGGCTAACTCCGAAACGTTTAAGGTTAAATTGCCACCATCACCCTCAGCCAAGGCTGCGGTTAATATCATCGCGCCGTTCTGCACAATCAATTGGTCGGTTTCAATGGTTAAATGTCCAGCATCACCCTGTCCACCACTAAAGCTAAATAAGCCATTACTAAGATTGAGTGGATTAAATGTTGCGAATAAAATCTGCCGTGAGGGTTCTAGAGGGGTTGTACCAGTCACCTCTACTTGGTCAGCCTGAATAGTCAGATTACCTCCTGCACCTGCACCAAATGTAGAGGTAGAAGCAAAGGAACCTTGTTGCAGTTTTATCTGATTTGCCTGAATATCAATCCCGCCGCCGTTCACATTACCGAAGGTTTCTGCCACTAGGTTTGAGCCTTGAGTCAGGGTGACTTGTCCCCCCCGCACCCGAATTGTGCCACCACCACCAGCACCTAAATCACTGGTATTGACGGCTGTGGCATTGGTTAAGTTAATCATGCCAAACCGTTGTATATCGAAATAGTCTAAAGCAAAACCTGTGGGTATAGGTGTCAGAGTTACTTGTCCAAAACTTGCCACACTCCCTAATTCAATTCGTCCTTGTGGTGCTGTTAAATTGGCTCCATTTAATGATAAATTTCCTCCCACCAGGGCTAAGGTTTGACCGGGGTTTACCGACAGGTTACTATTTGCTTGATGAATAATCGGTGCTGAATTTTCACCAAACTGTAAACCAATCGGTACGTTAATGGTGAGTAGGGGCGGGAGTTGGGGATTGGTGGTGCTGAATTCACTGCCATCAGCAAAAATAACACTATTCGCGGTACTGGCTAAAAAGGAACCATTGATATTAAGTTGGGCATTAGCACCAAATAGAATTCCGTTGGGGTTAATCAGGATTAGGTTGGCGATGCCATCTGCGGCAAGGATGCCATCTATGATGGATGTCTTGTTGCCTGTGACGCGGCTAATAATGGTTTCTATGTCTAGGTTTTGGGGAGTCAGTTTAAAGATGGCTTGGGAGTTGGTAGGAATAGAAAATTCTTCAAAACTGTGGAGGAGATGATTTCCGGTGCGGATTCCGCCTTGAATCTCACCATTGGTAATGTTGGTGTTGGTTGAAAAGTTATCGTTATCGGGGATTATTTCGGCATTGGCTGTGCTGATGAAGATGAGAAGGCTGAGGAGAAGATTGCTGGGAATCCAGAGGAAAGGGGAATTGGGTTTGGGAAAACAATAGTTCATGATTCAGGTATATCTTTGAAGGAGTGTAGAGACGTAGCATGCTACGTCTCTACATCGGGGCGGGTTTAGTTACCTTTGGGTGAGGTAAAAAATGATAATAGTAAAACCCGCCCCTACATAAAACTTTCTTTCTTACTCAATCACCAATTGTCTGTACTTTTATTCCGGAATCGATGCGATCGCTACCCTTCTACCCTTCTACCCTTTTACCCTATTTCATCTAAAAATGATAAGGGGCGGCTCATGTTGGCAGCAAAGCCGAGTATTCCGCGATCGCGATGTTCGTATAGTAGCTTCCCGTCGGCGTCAAAGAGGAAGGTTGCACCTCGCTGTGTCATGTAGGCGGGATTGGGGACATAAGTTTTCCAATGACTTAACACTTCTACCATATTCCGTAGTCTTAAGGTGGCGAGTTCAAAGGGGCGCTGATATCCAC contains:
- a CDS encoding two-partner secretion domain-containing protein — translated: MNYCFPKPNSPFLWIPSNLLLSLLIFISTANAEIIPDNDNFSTNTNITNGEIQGGIRTGNHLLHSFEEFSIPTNSQAIFKLTPQNLDIETIISRVTGNKTSIIDGILAADGIANLILINPNGILFGANAQLNINGSFLASTANSVIFADGSEFSTTNPQLPPLLTINVPIGLQFGENSAPIIHQANSNLSVNPGQTLALVGGNLSLNGANLTAPQGRIELGSVASFGQVTLTPIPTGFALDYFDIQRFGMINLTNATAVNTSDLGAGGGGTIRVRGGQVTLTQGSNLVAETFGNVNGGGIDIQANQIKLQQGSFASTSTFGAGAGGNLTIQADQVEVTGTTPLEPSRQILFATFNPLNLSNGLFSFSGGQGDAGHLTIETDQLIVQNGAMILTAALAEGDGGNLTLNVSELADLTNGSLLLTGTTDKGNAGDFTITANQLRVLDGTSLSTTPGGTSQGQGGNLTVTAELVELRGTPANAVVPGGLFTTTLGAGDAGDFTLNTGQLIVADGSQISASAAGGGRGGNLMINADTVDLRGISADGRFLSGLFTSSSLLTVEGQGGTAPAGDLRITTRHLSVQDGAQISAATGGAGTAGTLTINAAESVTVAGVATGVDPAVERVSFGIIGDGIVPSAIEANTSGAGGAGDLQIQTGELNVRDGAEIGVRGTASGAAGNLDIIADSIWLDNQGGISAATVAGTEGNIRLDASNVLLRRNSQITTNTENSDGGNIRINTDALVAIDNSDITANARQGQGGRVSITAQGIFGTQFRDELTPNSDITATSDLGPQFNGLVTLNIQGIDPNRGLVRLPESFTQPSDQIATGCVAETGNSFVVTGRGGLPEDPSQILRGRTLWQDLRSLDWNEENLEETGRGENRQQFPSTRETIHPDENLTSRRSSIVEAKGWVIDGDGNVELVADMPNNRLRGLESSRKSYCY